The Flavobacterium sp. 123 genome contains a region encoding:
- a CDS encoding VOC family protein codes for MKQRIAHIALVVADYDEAIAFYTQKLHFDLIEDTFLHDTKRWVLVAPKGAIGFSLLLAKAVNDEQLNRVGNQTGGRVFLFLNTDNFERDYQNLLDNQVEIIREPILEAYGKVAVFADVYGNLWDLIERKDNQD; via the coding sequence ATGAAACAAAGAATAGCACATATTGCTTTGGTTGTTGCTGATTATGATGAAGCAATTGCATTTTATACTCAAAAATTACATTTTGATTTAATTGAAGATACTTTTCTACATGATACAAAGCGATGGGTTTTGGTTGCGCCAAAAGGTGCAATTGGGTTCAGTTTGTTATTGGCAAAAGCAGTAAATGACGAACAATTAAATAGAGTAGGAAATCAAACGGGAGGCCGCGTATTTCTATTTTTGAATACTGATAATTTTGAAAGAGATTATCAAAATTTACTGGACAATCAAGTTGAGATTATTAGAGAACCAATTTTGGAAGCGTATGGAAAAGTTGCCGTTTTTGCTGATGTTTACGGCAATCTTTGGGATTTGATAGAACGAAAGGATAATCAAGATTAA
- a CDS encoding ATP-dependent RecD-like DNA helicase, which produces MNSSLFYSLLQKKFPFQPTYKQDIFFQKIAIFLTEKENNTIFVLKGYAGTGKTTVISTIVNNLIDINKKYVLLAPTGRAAKVIANYSNKPAFTIHKKIYFPKKSSGGGVSFTLQQNKHKNTIFIVDEASMISDTNSDSKLYENGSLLDDLISYVYSGTNCKMILLGDTAQLPPVNLDISPALDIQTLCVNYDKEVEHIELDEVMRQEESSGILHNATELRELLKDSFITEFQFDVKKFKDIVRLVDGYDIQDAINSAYSNYSIEDTAFIVRSNKRANQYNEQIRTKILDKESELSTGDFLMVVKNNYFWLKDSDEAGFIANGDIIEILEIFSIQELYSFKFAKVKIRMIDYPNQIPFETVLLLDTIKSESPSLTYEESNRLYQEVLKDYEGETKFKQFQKVKNNDYFNGLQVKFSYAITCHKSQGGQWNTVFIEQPYLPDGINRDYIRWLYTAMTRAKNKLYLIGFKDENFVE; this is translated from the coding sequence ATGAATTCCTCCCTGTTTTATAGTCTTTTACAAAAAAAGTTTCCTTTTCAGCCAACCTATAAACAGGATATTTTTTTTCAAAAAATTGCAATTTTTTTGACAGAAAAAGAAAACAACACCATTTTTGTGCTGAAAGGATATGCTGGAACTGGAAAAACAACCGTTATTTCGACGATTGTAAATAATCTAATCGATATTAATAAAAAATATGTTTTGCTTGCGCCAACTGGACGTGCAGCGAAGGTAATTGCTAATTATTCGAATAAACCAGCTTTTACAATTCATAAAAAAATATATTTTCCAAAGAAATCCTCTGGAGGAGGAGTTTCGTTTACATTGCAACAAAACAAGCATAAAAACACCATTTTTATAGTAGATGAAGCCTCGATGATTTCGGATACAAATTCGGATTCTAAATTATATGAAAATGGCTCTTTGCTAGATGATTTGATTTCATACGTGTATTCAGGAACGAATTGTAAAATGATTTTACTTGGAGATACAGCACAATTGCCACCCGTAAATTTAGATATCAGCCCTGCATTAGACATACAAACACTGTGTGTAAATTATGATAAAGAAGTGGAGCATATAGAACTTGACGAAGTTATGCGGCAGGAGGAAAGCTCTGGGATTTTGCACAATGCTACAGAACTTAGAGAGTTATTAAAAGATTCTTTTATCACAGAATTCCAATTTGATGTAAAAAAATTTAAGGATATCGTTCGCTTGGTTGATGGCTATGATATTCAAGATGCAATAAACTCAGCATATAGTAATTATAGTATTGAAGATACGGCTTTTATTGTGCGTTCCAATAAAAGGGCAAACCAATACAATGAGCAAATCCGAACGAAAATATTGGATAAAGAAAGTGAATTATCTACTGGCGATTTTTTGATGGTAGTCAAGAACAATTATTTTTGGTTGAAAGATTCCGACGAAGCTGGTTTTATTGCCAATGGTGATATTATCGAAATATTAGAAATTTTCAGCATTCAAGAATTATACAGTTTTAAATTTGCGAAAGTAAAAATCCGAATGATTGATTACCCCAATCAAATTCCGTTTGAAACGGTTTTGTTATTAGATACTATAAAAAGTGAATCTCCATCATTAACCTATGAAGAATCCAACCGATTGTATCAGGAAGTTCTGAAGGATTATGAAGGAGAAACCAAATTCAAGCAATTTCAGAAAGTAAAAAACAACGACTATTTCAATGGCTTGCAGGTTAAATTTTCATATGCAATAACCTGTCATAAGTCACAAGGTGGTCAATGGAATACGGTTTTTATAGAACAACCTTATTTGCCTGACGGTATCAACAGAGATTACATTCGGTGGTTATATACGGCTATGACACGAGCAAAAAATAAATTATATTTGATAGGTTTTAAAGACGAGAATTTCGTGGAGTAA
- the ygiD gene encoding 4,5-DOPA dioxygenase extradiol: protein MNTLSDLHKISGIFSNTEKMPVLFLGHGSPMNAIEENQFVTGFRNLAKTLPQPNAILCISAHWFTNGTKVTAMEMPRTIHDFGGFPQALFDVQYPAKGSPELALETKQLLQTVDVELDEHWGLDHGAWSVIKHLYPEANVPVIQLSIDYTKSAQYHFELAQKLSDLRHKGILIVGSGNIIHNLRLVDFQNFEKDDYGYDWAIEIREKVNNYLLDGNFQPLIDFETQSRAFQLAIPTPEHYLPLIYTLGLKDKKEELSLFNDKLLGGSLSMTSVKIM, encoded by the coding sequence ATGAACACTTTAAGCGATTTACATAAAATTTCCGGAATTTTCTCTAATACCGAAAAAATGCCTGTTTTATTTTTAGGACACGGAAGTCCTATGAATGCCATTGAAGAAAATCAGTTTGTGACTGGTTTTAGAAATTTGGCTAAAACTTTACCGCAACCTAATGCCATTTTGTGTATTTCAGCACACTGGTTTACAAACGGAACAAAAGTAACCGCTATGGAAATGCCAAGAACGATTCACGATTTCGGTGGATTTCCACAAGCGCTATTTGATGTGCAATATCCTGCCAAAGGAAGTCCTGAATTAGCTTTAGAAACCAAACAATTATTACAAACTGTTGACGTTGAATTAGACGAACATTGGGGACTTGATCATGGCGCTTGGAGTGTAATTAAACATTTATATCCTGAGGCCAATGTTCCTGTAATTCAGTTGAGTATTGATTATACAAAATCAGCACAATATCATTTTGAATTAGCTCAAAAATTAAGCGATTTGCGTCATAAAGGAATCTTAATCGTGGGTAGCGGAAACATTATTCATAATTTGAGATTAGTAGATTTTCAAAATTTTGAAAAAGACGATTACGGTTATGATTGGGCAATTGAAATCAGAGAAAAGGTAAATAATTATTTATTAGATGGAAATTTTCAACCTTTGATTGATTTCGAAACTCAAAGCAGAGCGTTTCAACTAGCGATTCCAACACCAGAACATTATTTACCATTGATTTATACCTTAGGGTTAAAGGATAAAAAAGAAGAACTTAGTTTATTTAACGATAAATTATTAGGAGGTTCATTAAGCATGACTTCAGTGAAGATTATGTAG